One Physeter macrocephalus isolate SW-GA chromosome 10, ASM283717v5, whole genome shotgun sequence DNA window includes the following coding sequences:
- the THBS2 gene encoding thrombospondin-2 isoform X1, producing the protein MLWPLLLLALWPWSSAQAGDQDEDTAFDLFSISNISRKTIGAKRFRGPDPSVPAYRFVRFDYIPPVSAERLERIAEAMRRKEGFFLTASLKQDRKSRGTLLALEGPGAAHRQFEIVSNGPADTLDLTYWVDGTQHVISLEDVGLADSQWKNITVQVTGETYSLYVGCDLMDSFTLDEPFYEQLNTEKSRMYVAKGPSRESHFRGLLQNVYLVFENSVEDLLSKKGCQQSQGAEANAISENTETLHLSPPASMEHVGRSEYRGPEVCRHSCEELGSMIRELAGLHAIVNQLHENLRKVSNDNQFLWELIGGPPKTRNMSACWQDGRFFAENETWVVDSCTKCTCKKFKTVCHQISCPPATCADPSFVDGECCPSCFHDGEEGWSPWAEWTECSVTCGPGTQQRGRSCDVTSNTCLGPSIQTRSCSLGRCDHRIRQDGGWSHWSPWSSCSVTCGVGNVTRIRLCNSPVPQMGGRSCKGSGRETRACQGPPCPVDGRWSPWSPWSACTVTCAGGIRERTRICNSPEPQHGGKDCVGDVTERQMCNRRSCPADGCLSNPCFPGAECRSFPDGSWSCGSCPLGFLGNGTHCEDLDECAVVTDVCFTTSKARRCVNTSPGFHCLPCPPRYKGSQPFGVGLEAARTEKQLCEPEDPCKDKSHNCHRHAECIYLGHFSDPMYKCECQTGYAGDGLICGEDSDLDGWPNKNLVCATNATYHCIKDNCPLLPNSGQEDFDKDGIGDACDDDDDNDGVSDEKDNCQLVFNPRQSDYDKDEVGDRCDNCPYVHNLAQIDTDSNGEGDACSVDIDGDDVFNERDNCPYVYNTDQRDTDGDGVGDHCDNCPLVHNPDQTDVDNDLVGDQCDNNEDIDEDGHQNNQDNCPYISNANQADHDHDGRGDACDSDDDNDGVPDDRDNCRLVANPDQEDLDGDGRGDACKDDFDNDSIPDIDDVCPENHAISETDFRNFQMVHLDPKGTTQIDPNWVIRHQGKELVQTANSDPGIAVGFDEFGSVDFSGTFYVNTDRDDDYAGFVFGYQSSSRFYVVMWKQVTQTYWEDQPTRAYGYSGVSLKVVNSTTGTGEHLRNALWHTGNTEGQVRTLWHDPKNIGWKDYTAYRWHLTHRPKTGYIRVLVHEGKQVMADSGPIYDQTYAGGRLGLFVFSQEMVYFSDLKYECRDV; encoded by the exons ATGCTGTGGCCGCTGCTGCTGCTTGCCTTATGGCCCTGGTCCAGCGCTCAGG CCGGCGACCAGGACGAGGACACCGCCTTTGACCTCTTCAGCATCAGCAATATCAGCCGCAAGACCATCGGGGCCAAGCGGTTCCGGGGGCCGGACCCCAGCGTGCCCGCCTACCGCTTCGTGCGCTTTGACTACATCCCTCCGGTGAGCGCGGAGCGCCTGGAGCGGATCGCCGAGGCCATGCGGCGGAAGGAGGGCTTTTTCCTGACGGCCAGCCTGAAGCAGGACCGCAAGTCCAGGGGCACCCTGCTGGCACTGGAGGGCCCAGGCGCCGCACACAGGCAGTTCGAGATCGTGTCCAACGGCCCCGCCGACACCCTGGACCTCACGTACTGGGTGGACGGCACCCAGCACGTCATCTCCCTGGAGGACGTGGGCCTGGCTGATTCCCAGTGGAAGAACATCACCGTGCAGGTGACCGGAGAGACCTACAGCCTCTATGTGGGCTGCGACCTGATGGACAGCTTCACGCTGGACGAGCCCTTTTACGAGCAGCTGAATACAGAGAAGAGCAGGATGTACGTGGCCAAGGGCCCCTCCCGAGAGAGCCACTTCAGG GGTTTGCTGCAGAACGTCTACTTAGTGTTTGAAAACTCTGTGGAAGATCTTCTGAGCAAGAAAGGTTGTCAGCAAAGCCAGGGAG CCGAAGCCAACGCCATCAGCGAGAACACGGAGACGCTGCACCTGAGCCCCCCGGCCTCCATGGAGCACGTGGGCCGGAGCGAGTACAGGGGCCCGGAGGTGTGCAGGCACTCCTGCGAGGAGCTGGGCAGCATGATCAGGGAGCTGGCAGGGCTGCACGCCATCGTGAACCAGCTCCACGAGAACCTGCGCAAAGTG TCAAATGACAACCAGTTTCTCTGGGAGCTCATTGGAGGACCCCCCAAGACCAGGAACATGTCCGCCTGCTGGCAGGACGGCAGGTTCTTTGCGGAGAATGAAACCTGGGTGGTGGACAGCTGCACCAAGTGCACCTGCAAG AAATTTAAAACCGTTTGCCACCAGATCAGCTGCCCTCCCGCCACGTGCGCCGACCCGTCGTTTGTGGACGGCGAGTGCTGCCCCTCCTGCTTCCACG ACGGCGAGGAAGGCTGGTCCCCATGGGCGGAGTGGACCGAGTGCTCCGTCACCTGCgggcctggcacccagcagaGGGGGCGGTCCTGCGACGTCACCAGTAACACCTGCCTGGGGCCATCCATCCAGACGCGGTCGTGCAGCCTGGGCAGGTGCGACCACCGCA TCCGGCAGGATGGTGGCTGGAGCCACTGGTCGCCTTGGTCCTCCTGCTCCGTGACCTGTGGGGTCGGCAACGTCACCCGCATCCGTCTCTGCAACTCACCAGTGCCGCAGATGGGTGGGCGGAGCTGCAAGGGGAGTGGCCGCGAGACCAGGGCCTGCCAGGGCCCGCCCTGCCCGG TCGACGGTCGGTGGAGCCCCTGGTCCCCGTGGTCGGCCTGCACGGTCACCTGTGCCGGGGGCATCCGGGAGCGGACGCGCATCTGTAACAGCCCGGAGCCCCAGCACGGAGGGAAGGACTGCGTCGGCGACGTCACGGAGCGTCAAATGTGTAACAGGAGGAGCTGCCCCGCAG ACGGCTGCTTGTCCAACCCCTGCTTCCCCGGAGCCGAGTGCCGCAGCTTCCCTGACGGGTCCTGGTCCTGCGGCTCTTGCCCGCTGGGCTTCCTGGGCAATGGCACCCACTGCGAGGACCTGGACGAG TGCGCTGTGGTCACCGACGTGTGCTTCACGACCAGCAAGGCGCGCCGCTGCGTCAACACCAGCCCCGGCTTCcactgcctgccctgccccccgcGCTACAAGGGGAGCCAGCCCTTCGGCGTCGGCCTGGAGGCGGCCAGGACGGAGAAGCAG CTGTGTGAGCCTGAGGACCCCTGCAAGGACAAGAGCCACAACTGCCACAGGCACGCGGAGTGCATCTACCTGGGCCACTTCAGCGACCCCATGTACAAGTGCGAGTGCCAGACGGGCTATGCGGGCGACGGGCTCATCTGCGGGGAGGACTCGGACCTGGATGGCTGGCCCAACAAGAACCTGGTCTGCGCCACCAACGCCACCTACCACTGCATCAAG GACAACTGCCCCCTCCTGCCTAACTCTGGGCAAGAAGACTTCGACAAGGACGGCATCGGGGACGCCTGTGACGATGACGACGACAACGACGGCGTCAGCGATGAGAAG GACAACTGCCAGCTTGTCTTCAACCCACGTCAGTCTGACTACGACAAGGACGAGGTTGGAGACCGCTGTGACAACTGCCCCTACGTGCACAACCTGGCGCAGATCGACACGGACAGCAACGGCGAGGGCGACGCCTGCTCCGTGGACATCGACGGGGACG ATGTCTTCAATGAGCGAGACAACTGTCCCTACGTCTACAACACTGACCAGAGGGACACCGACGGGGACGGCGTGGGCGATCACTGCGACAACTGCCCCCTGGTGCACAACCCAGACCAG ACCGACGTGGACAATGACCTCGTGGGAGACCAGTGTGACAACAACGAAGACATCGACGAGGACGGACACCAAAACAACCAGGACAACTGCCCCTACATCTCCAATGCCAACCAGGCTGACCACGACCACGACGGCAGGGGAGACGCCTGTGACTCGGACGATGACAACGACGGGGTCCCCGATGACAGGGACAACTGCCGGCTGGTGGCCAACCCCGACCAGGAGGACTTGGACG GTGATGGGCGTGGTGATGCTTGCAAAGATGACTTTGACAACGACAGCATCCCCGATATTGACGACGTGTGTCCTGAGAACCACGCCATCAGCGAGACGGACTTCCGGAACTTCCAGATGGTCCACCTGGACCCCAAGGGCACCACTCAGATCGATCCCAACTGGGTCATTCGCCATCAAGGCAAAGAGCTGGTGCAGACGGCCAACTCCGACCCTGGCATCGCTGTTG GTTTCGATGAGTTTGGGTCAGTCGACTTCAGCGGCACATTCTACGTCAACACGGACCGGGATGACGACTATGCTGGCTTCGTCTTTGGCTACCAGTCCAGCAGCCGCTTCTACGTGGTGATGTGGAAGCAGGTCACTCAGACCTACTGGGAAGACCAGCCCACCCGGGCGTACGGCTACTCAGGGGTGTCCCTCAAGGTGGTGAACTCCACCACGGGGACAGGCGAGCACCTGAGGAACGCCCTGTGGCACACGGGGAACACAGAGGGACAG GTTCGCACGTTATGGCATGACCCCAAAAATATTGGCTGGAAGGACTACACTGCCTACAGGTGGCATCTGACCCACAGACCTAAGACAGGTTACATAAG AGTCTTAGTGCATGAAGGAAAACAGGTCATGGCGGACTCAGGACCCATCTATGACCAAACCTACGCTGGTGGGCGGCTGGGTCTGTTTGTCTTCTCTCAAGAAATGGTCTACTTCTCGGACCTGAAATATGAATGCAGAG
- the THBS2 gene encoding thrombospondin-2 isoform X2, with the protein MLWPLLLLALWPWSSAQAGDQDEDTAFDLFSISNISRKTIGAKRFRGPDPSVPAYRFVRFDYIPPVSAERLERIAEAMRRKEGFFLTASLKQDRKSRGTLLALEGPGAAHRQFEIVSNGPADTLDLTYWVDGTQHVISLEDVGLADSQWKNITVQVTGETYSLYVGCDLMDSFTLDEPFYEQLNTEKSRMYVAKGPSRESHFRGLLQNVYLVFENSVEDLLSKKGCQQSQGAEANAISENTETLHLSPPASMEHVGRSEYRGPEVCRHSCEELGSMIRELAGLHAIVNQLHENLRKVSNDNQFLWELIGGPPKTRNMSACWQDGRFFAENETWVVDSCTKCTCKKFKTVCHQISCPPATCADPSFVDGECCPSCFHDGEEGWSPWAEWTECSVTCGPGTQQRGRSCDVTSNTCLGPSIQTRSCSLGRCDHRIRQDGGWSHWSPWSSCSVTCGVGNVTRIRLCNSPVPQMGGRSCKGSGRETRACQGPPCPVDGRWSPWSPWSACTVTCAGGIRERTRICNSPEPQHGGKDCVGDVTERQMCNRRSCPADGCLSNPCFPGAECRSFPDGSWSCGSCPLGFLGNGTHCEDLDECAVVTDVCFTTSKARRCVNTSPGFHCLPCPPRYKGSQPFGVGLEAARTEKQLCEPEDPCKDKSHNCHRHAECIYLGHFSDPMYKCECQTGYAGDGLICGEDSDLDGWPNKNLVCATNATYHCIKMAGVG; encoded by the exons ATGCTGTGGCCGCTGCTGCTGCTTGCCTTATGGCCCTGGTCCAGCGCTCAGG CCGGCGACCAGGACGAGGACACCGCCTTTGACCTCTTCAGCATCAGCAATATCAGCCGCAAGACCATCGGGGCCAAGCGGTTCCGGGGGCCGGACCCCAGCGTGCCCGCCTACCGCTTCGTGCGCTTTGACTACATCCCTCCGGTGAGCGCGGAGCGCCTGGAGCGGATCGCCGAGGCCATGCGGCGGAAGGAGGGCTTTTTCCTGACGGCCAGCCTGAAGCAGGACCGCAAGTCCAGGGGCACCCTGCTGGCACTGGAGGGCCCAGGCGCCGCACACAGGCAGTTCGAGATCGTGTCCAACGGCCCCGCCGACACCCTGGACCTCACGTACTGGGTGGACGGCACCCAGCACGTCATCTCCCTGGAGGACGTGGGCCTGGCTGATTCCCAGTGGAAGAACATCACCGTGCAGGTGACCGGAGAGACCTACAGCCTCTATGTGGGCTGCGACCTGATGGACAGCTTCACGCTGGACGAGCCCTTTTACGAGCAGCTGAATACAGAGAAGAGCAGGATGTACGTGGCCAAGGGCCCCTCCCGAGAGAGCCACTTCAGG GGTTTGCTGCAGAACGTCTACTTAGTGTTTGAAAACTCTGTGGAAGATCTTCTGAGCAAGAAAGGTTGTCAGCAAAGCCAGGGAG CCGAAGCCAACGCCATCAGCGAGAACACGGAGACGCTGCACCTGAGCCCCCCGGCCTCCATGGAGCACGTGGGCCGGAGCGAGTACAGGGGCCCGGAGGTGTGCAGGCACTCCTGCGAGGAGCTGGGCAGCATGATCAGGGAGCTGGCAGGGCTGCACGCCATCGTGAACCAGCTCCACGAGAACCTGCGCAAAGTG TCAAATGACAACCAGTTTCTCTGGGAGCTCATTGGAGGACCCCCCAAGACCAGGAACATGTCCGCCTGCTGGCAGGACGGCAGGTTCTTTGCGGAGAATGAAACCTGGGTGGTGGACAGCTGCACCAAGTGCACCTGCAAG AAATTTAAAACCGTTTGCCACCAGATCAGCTGCCCTCCCGCCACGTGCGCCGACCCGTCGTTTGTGGACGGCGAGTGCTGCCCCTCCTGCTTCCACG ACGGCGAGGAAGGCTGGTCCCCATGGGCGGAGTGGACCGAGTGCTCCGTCACCTGCgggcctggcacccagcagaGGGGGCGGTCCTGCGACGTCACCAGTAACACCTGCCTGGGGCCATCCATCCAGACGCGGTCGTGCAGCCTGGGCAGGTGCGACCACCGCA TCCGGCAGGATGGTGGCTGGAGCCACTGGTCGCCTTGGTCCTCCTGCTCCGTGACCTGTGGGGTCGGCAACGTCACCCGCATCCGTCTCTGCAACTCACCAGTGCCGCAGATGGGTGGGCGGAGCTGCAAGGGGAGTGGCCGCGAGACCAGGGCCTGCCAGGGCCCGCCCTGCCCGG TCGACGGTCGGTGGAGCCCCTGGTCCCCGTGGTCGGCCTGCACGGTCACCTGTGCCGGGGGCATCCGGGAGCGGACGCGCATCTGTAACAGCCCGGAGCCCCAGCACGGAGGGAAGGACTGCGTCGGCGACGTCACGGAGCGTCAAATGTGTAACAGGAGGAGCTGCCCCGCAG ACGGCTGCTTGTCCAACCCCTGCTTCCCCGGAGCCGAGTGCCGCAGCTTCCCTGACGGGTCCTGGTCCTGCGGCTCTTGCCCGCTGGGCTTCCTGGGCAATGGCACCCACTGCGAGGACCTGGACGAG TGCGCTGTGGTCACCGACGTGTGCTTCACGACCAGCAAGGCGCGCCGCTGCGTCAACACCAGCCCCGGCTTCcactgcctgccctgccccccgcGCTACAAGGGGAGCCAGCCCTTCGGCGTCGGCCTGGAGGCGGCCAGGACGGAGAAGCAG CTGTGTGAGCCTGAGGACCCCTGCAAGGACAAGAGCCACAACTGCCACAGGCACGCGGAGTGCATCTACCTGGGCCACTTCAGCGACCCCATGTACAAGTGCGAGTGCCAGACGGGCTATGCGGGCGACGGGCTCATCTGCGGGGAGGACTCGGACCTGGATGGCTGGCCCAACAAGAACCTGGTCTGCGCCACCAACGCCACCTACCACTGCATCAAG ATGGCAGGTGTTGGCTGA